Proteins encoded together in one Amphritea japonica ATCC BAA-1530 window:
- a CDS encoding efflux RND transporter permease subunit, whose product MSKLVNLLLAPIKASEEFAERFLFHRRILVLLTFSLVTLFLAWQAAQIRPDASFVKMIPTSHPYVENYLKNRDDLAGLGNSIRVAVAVNDGDIFTAEFQQTLQQITDELFFIPGVDRAALKSIWTPNIRWTEVTEEGFVGGPVIPAEYDGSPETLEQIRVNVLRSGQVGRLVANDFRSAIVQVPLFDRHPDTGDKLNYQELSQQLESLIRDKYRSDSINIHITGFAKVVGDLIEGAAQVAVFFGIAMLITLVLLYLYSRSITGTLVPLGCSVIAVIWQLGLLKLLGYGLDPYSMLVPFLVFAIAVSHGVQIVNTIAQESARGADSWLAARRAFRALYIPGLTALLSDGLGFITLIVIEIQVIQDLAIAASLGVAVIILTNLFLLPVIMSLVGIGDHATQRARRAEQNQNSFWRKLTWFSQPKGALCAVTIALLLLIGGLYQGKNLQIGDLDTGAPELRQDSRYNTDNRFITENYSTSSDVFVVMVTTEAEQCSNFTSLALVDRFQYYLTNVEGVQSSVSLADVSKRVTAGLNEGSLKWRTVSRNQLVINASLSYVPAGLMNPSCSLLPVIIFLDDHKAATLQRVTAAVEQFADQNDSEQIVFEMAAGNSGFEAATNEVIGTAQYQMLAWVYGVVGLLCLLTFRSVKTLICIIAPLALTSILCQALMASMGIGVKVATLPVIALGVGIGVDYGIYIYSKMNTYLVQGLPLKEAYLNTLETTGKSVAFTGLTLAIGVVLWVFSPIKFQADMGILLTFMFLWNMLGALILLPALACLLNCGPVSGSKQPISSDLEVNDVV is encoded by the coding sequence ATGAGTAAACTTGTGAATCTACTATTGGCACCGATTAAGGCCTCCGAAGAATTTGCTGAACGTTTTTTGTTTCATCGGCGTATCCTGGTTTTACTCACCTTCTCGTTAGTGACGCTTTTTCTTGCCTGGCAGGCCGCGCAGATTCGCCCGGATGCCAGCTTCGTAAAAATGATCCCCACTTCGCATCCCTATGTTGAAAACTATTTGAAGAACCGTGATGACCTGGCGGGTCTGGGAAATAGTATTCGGGTAGCCGTAGCGGTTAATGACGGTGATATATTTACCGCAGAGTTTCAGCAAACATTGCAACAAATCACTGATGAACTGTTCTTCATTCCCGGTGTGGATCGTGCTGCATTAAAGTCTATCTGGACGCCAAATATACGCTGGACAGAAGTGACTGAAGAGGGGTTTGTTGGCGGTCCGGTTATCCCGGCGGAATACGATGGCTCACCAGAAACGCTTGAGCAGATTCGGGTAAATGTACTTCGTTCGGGTCAGGTGGGCCGTCTGGTCGCGAATGACTTTCGCTCGGCGATTGTCCAGGTGCCGTTGTTTGATAGACATCCTGATACCGGTGATAAACTCAATTATCAGGAGCTATCCCAGCAACTTGAAAGCCTCATACGGGACAAGTACCGCTCAGACAGTATCAATATTCACATCACAGGTTTTGCCAAAGTCGTCGGTGATCTGATTGAGGGTGCGGCGCAGGTGGCTGTGTTCTTTGGTATCGCGATGCTCATTACGCTGGTTCTCCTTTATCTCTATTCGAGAAGCATCACGGGCACGCTGGTACCGCTGGGTTGTTCAGTGATTGCGGTTATCTGGCAGCTGGGATTATTGAAGCTATTAGGCTATGGGTTAGATCCGTATTCAATGCTGGTGCCTTTTTTGGTATTTGCGATAGCGGTAAGTCACGGTGTACAGATCGTTAATACGATTGCCCAGGAAAGCGCCCGGGGTGCAGACAGCTGGCTTGCGGCCCGGCGGGCTTTTCGGGCGTTATATATCCCTGGGTTAACCGCGCTTTTGTCCGACGGTCTTGGTTTTATCACCTTGATCGTGATTGAAATTCAAGTGATTCAGGATCTGGCGATTGCTGCCTCTTTGGGCGTCGCCGTGATTATTTTAACTAACCTGTTTTTATTGCCGGTGATTATGTCGCTGGTAGGAATTGGTGATCATGCCACTCAGCGGGCGCGCCGAGCGGAGCAAAATCAAAATAGTTTTTGGCGAAAACTGACGTGGTTTTCGCAACCTAAGGGGGCTTTGTGTGCGGTTACAATCGCTTTGTTACTGTTAATAGGTGGGTTGTATCAGGGGAAGAATCTACAGATAGGTGATCTGGATACAGGGGCGCCAGAATTGCGCCAGGATTCTCGCTATAACACTGATAACCGCTTCATCACAGAGAATTACTCTACTTCAAGCGATGTTTTTGTGGTGATGGTTACCACGGAGGCAGAACAGTGTTCGAACTTTACTTCACTGGCGTTGGTGGACCGGTTTCAGTATTACCTGACCAATGTTGAGGGCGTGCAATCCAGCGTCTCACTAGCTGATGTGTCTAAACGGGTCACAGCCGGGCTTAATGAGGGTAGTTTAAAGTGGCGGACGGTCAGTCGTAATCAGCTGGTTATTAATGCCTCGCTGTCCTATGTGCCTGCGGGGCTGATGAATCCATCCTGTTCGCTGTTGCCAGTGATTATTTTTCTTGATGATCATAAAGCGGCAACACTCCAGAGAGTGACGGCGGCGGTGGAGCAGTTTGCCGATCAGAATGATTCAGAGCAGATTGTCTTCGAAATGGCGGCCGGTAATTCGGGTTTTGAAGCCGCTACTAATGAGGTGATCGGCACCGCGCAATACCAGATGCTGGCATGGGTGTACGGAGTTGTGGGGCTGCTCTGTTTATTGACTTTCCGTTCTGTGAAAACGCTGATCTGTATTATCGCACCGCTGGCGCTGACATCGATACTCTGTCAGGCGCTGATGGCCAGTATGGGGATTGGTGTGAAAGTGGCGACTCTCCCGGTGATCGCTTTGGGGGTCGGTATCGGGGTGGATTATGGTATCTATATCTACTCTAAAATGAATACCTATCTGGTGCAGGGGCTCCCCCTCAAAGAGGCTTATTTGAATACCCTTGAAACGACCGGGAAATCAGTTGCTTTTACTGGCCTGACCCTGGCGATTGGGGTCGTGCTCTGGGTGTTCTCGCCAATCAAGTTTCAGGCTGATATGGGCATATTGCTTACCTTTATGTTCCTCTGGAATATGTTGGGAGCTTTGATTTTGCTTCCGGCGCTGGCGTGTCTTCTTAATTGTGGCCCGGTTTCGGGGTCTAAACAGCCAATAAGCTCTGACCTGGAGGTGAATGATGTTGTTTAA
- a CDS encoding ABC transporter ATP-binding protein, which yields MLQINNVNTHYGPIQALHDVTVNIDEGEIVTLIGANGAGKTTLMMTICGDPQASSGTVTFNGEEINKLNTPDIMRKGLAIVPEGRRVFSGMTVEENLFMGAYFRSKEDAQQTIQHVLELFPRLEERFKQRAGTMSGGEQQMLAIGRALMSKPRLLLLDEPSLGLAPIIIQQIFDIIQKLREDGVTIFLVEQNANQALRIADRGYVLENGRIVKTDTGASLLTDESVRQAYLGG from the coding sequence ATGCTGCAGATAAATAATGTAAACACCCATTACGGTCCTATCCAGGCTTTGCACGACGTTACCGTTAACATCGACGAGGGCGAGATAGTCACCCTTATCGGCGCGAATGGCGCGGGCAAAACCACTCTGATGATGACGATCTGCGGTGATCCGCAGGCATCATCCGGTACGGTAACTTTCAACGGTGAGGAAATAAACAAGCTGAACACCCCTGATATTATGCGTAAAGGCCTGGCCATTGTTCCTGAGGGACGACGTGTATTCAGTGGTATGACTGTTGAAGAGAACCTGTTTATGGGCGCGTACTTCCGCTCTAAAGAAGATGCTCAGCAAACGATCCAACATGTTCTAGAACTATTCCCCCGGCTGGAAGAGCGCTTTAAGCAGCGAGCTGGAACAATGTCCGGTGGTGAACAGCAGATGCTGGCTATTGGCCGCGCCCTGATGAGTAAACCTCGCTTACTGTTGCTGGACGAACCATCACTGGGGCTGGCACCGATAATCATCCAACAGATTTTTGACATTATTCAAAAACTGCGGGAAGACGGTGTCACTATTTTTCTGGTTGAGCAGAATGCTAACCAGGCTCTGAGAATAGCGGATCGCGGCTATGTACTGGAAAATGGCCGCATTGTAAAAACCGATACCGGCGCAAGCCTTCTAACTGACGAGTCAGTTCGACAGGCTTACTTAGGCGGCTAA
- the livH gene encoding high-affinity branched-chain amino acid ABC transporter permease LivH yields MSEFSLYLLQQLINGLTIGSTYALIAIGYTMVYGIIGMINFAHGEIYMIGSYITFIVIAGLVSMGIVSLPIILVIALVIAMFIASTYGWAVERVAYRPLRGTNRLIPLISAIGMSIFLQNSVGISQGFRDVALPPMVTGGWAFGNPADFEVTVSYMQVIIFAVTFITMTLLTLFISKSRMGRACRACAEDLGMTNLLGINTNKVIALTFIIGAALAAIAGLLLGLYYGVVNPFVGFIAGLKAFTAAVLGGIGSIPGAVLGGLVLGVTEAMTAAFFPSEYKDVVAFGLLITILLFRPSGLLGKPEIEKV; encoded by the coding sequence ATGTCAGAATTCTCTCTCTATCTGTTGCAACAGCTCATTAACGGGCTGACCATCGGCTCAACTTATGCTCTGATCGCCATCGGCTACACAATGGTTTACGGCATCATCGGCATGATTAACTTTGCTCACGGCGAGATCTATATGATCGGCTCCTACATAACATTTATTGTTATTGCAGGCCTGGTGAGCATGGGAATTGTGAGCCTGCCTATTATCCTGGTCATAGCGTTAGTTATCGCTATGTTCATTGCCAGCACTTACGGCTGGGCTGTAGAACGGGTTGCCTACCGCCCTCTGCGCGGCACCAACCGGCTTATCCCTCTCATCTCAGCTATTGGTATGTCGATCTTCCTACAAAATTCGGTAGGCATCTCACAGGGATTCCGTGATGTTGCTTTGCCACCGATGGTTACCGGCGGCTGGGCGTTCGGCAATCCCGCTGACTTTGAAGTCACCGTCTCATATATGCAGGTCATTATCTTCGCCGTTACCTTCATTACGATGACGTTATTAACCCTGTTTATATCCAAGTCCCGTATGGGCCGCGCATGCCGCGCCTGCGCTGAAGACCTGGGCATGACCAACCTACTCGGCATCAATACCAACAAAGTGATCGCCTTAACCTTTATTATCGGCGCAGCTTTGGCGGCAATCGCGGGCTTATTGTTAGGCTTGTATTACGGCGTGGTTAACCCGTTCGTTGGCTTTATCGCGGGCTTAAAAGCATTTACGGCTGCCGTACTGGGTGGAATCGGCTCGATTCCTGGTGCAGTACTCGGTGGACTGGTACTCGGTGTAACCGAAGCAATGACTGCTGCATTTTTCCCCTCGGAGTATAAAGACGTGGTCGCCTTTGGCCTGCTGATTACTATTCTGTTGTTCCGCCCTAGCGGACTTCTTGGCAAGCCGGAGATAGAAAAGGTATGA
- a CDS encoding sigma-54 interaction domain-containing protein — protein MSQLETLINTSDENLLTLLSSLCQGAIAIDQECRIVWLSQQYRELMELPDNTEFIGQLVNDILPTTQLPRILKTGQPSFLDLMQINNQWCAVTRLPLKNPDGSVFGAIGFVFYDNLENLQPLFDKFARLKKQLVSENLLRISKYELDDLVGNSPALLKIKRQALRAAQLDTTILLLGETGTGKELLAQGIHNASPRRDAPFVGINMAALPESLVEAELFGTAAGAYTGANKNGRLGKIQLATGGTLFLDEIADISAAIQAKLLRVIQEREIEALGSNRLEKVDVRIIAATSRNLKQLVDKGLFRADLYYRLNVLPLQLPALRDRIPDIPAISSYLMEKIARESGLPALSLSKDALIWLQQYHWPGNVRELHNRLERACVMAEQELISTEDLGAEDLISTNETIAFTDLNQAKNHAEAESLQQALTQSQHNKTKAAKLLGISRATLYNRIKRLNM, from the coding sequence ATGAGCCAGCTTGAAACTCTCATTAATACCAGTGACGAAAACCTCCTTACCCTGCTATCGAGTCTATGCCAGGGCGCTATTGCTATTGATCAAGAGTGCCGGATCGTCTGGTTAAGCCAGCAATACCGTGAGCTGATGGAGCTGCCTGACAACACCGAGTTCATAGGCCAGCTTGTAAACGATATCTTACCAACCACCCAACTTCCCAGAATACTCAAGACAGGCCAACCGAGCTTTCTCGATCTAATGCAGATCAATAACCAATGGTGCGCGGTTACCCGCCTGCCGCTCAAAAATCCCGACGGTTCAGTATTCGGCGCAATCGGTTTTGTCTTCTATGACAATCTGGAAAACCTCCAACCACTGTTTGATAAATTCGCCCGATTGAAAAAACAGCTAGTGTCAGAGAATCTCCTTCGAATCAGCAAATATGAACTGGATGATCTCGTTGGCAACTCTCCCGCCCTGCTTAAGATTAAGCGTCAGGCATTGCGAGCCGCTCAGCTCGACACCACTATTCTGTTATTGGGGGAAACCGGCACGGGCAAAGAGTTACTTGCCCAGGGTATCCATAATGCCTCACCTCGCAGGGACGCTCCTTTTGTCGGTATCAACATGGCTGCACTACCCGAATCACTGGTAGAAGCTGAGCTATTTGGAACAGCCGCTGGTGCTTATACCGGCGCAAACAAGAATGGCCGTCTGGGAAAAATACAGCTAGCGACAGGCGGTACCCTGTTCCTTGATGAGATTGCTGATATTTCAGCAGCCATTCAGGCAAAGCTATTACGAGTAATTCAGGAGAGGGAGATCGAAGCACTCGGCTCCAATCGCCTGGAAAAAGTCGATGTTCGGATCATTGCAGCAACCTCTCGCAACCTAAAACAGCTGGTTGATAAAGGGTTATTCAGAGCTGACTTGTACTACCGCCTGAATGTCCTGCCGCTTCAGCTTCCAGCCCTCAGAGACAGAATACCGGACATACCTGCTATCAGCAGTTATCTGATGGAAAAAATTGCCCGCGAGTCAGGCCTTCCTGCTCTAAGCCTAAGTAAAGATGCACTCATCTGGCTACAACAGTATCACTGGCCTGGAAATGTTCGCGAGTTGCACAACCGACTTGAGCGAGCCTGCGTGATGGCTGAGCAGGAACTAATTTCAACGGAGGATCTTGGTGCTGAGGACCTGATCAGCACCAATGAAACCATCGCATTTACGGATCTGAACCAAGCCAAAAACCATGCTGAAGCCGAATCTCTACAGCAGGCGCTTACACAATCTCAGCACAATAAAACCAAAGCGGCGAAATTACTGGGTATTTCTCGCGCGACTCTATACAACCGAATCAAACGTCTAAATATGTAA
- the livG gene encoding high-affinity branched-chain amino acid ABC transporter ATP-binding protein LivG has product MSQLLLDVNGLTMRFGGLVAVNGVNLKVKNRQIVSVIGPNGAGKTTVFNCLSGFYIPTEGSVMLKNEQIAGLKDYQISRMGLVRTFQHVRLFQKMTVIENMLVAQHRHLNTNLISGLLKTPNYRRLEQEAMNHAMHWLEEVNLLEFANREAGNLSYGQQRRLEIARCMVTQPELLMLDEPAAGLNPNETKELDELIIKLRDEHEISVLLIEHDMSLVMGISDHIYVIAQGTPLANGTADEIKNNPDVIKAYLGEE; this is encoded by the coding sequence ATGAGTCAGTTACTGCTTGATGTAAACGGCCTAACCATGCGCTTCGGCGGCCTGGTAGCAGTAAACGGCGTTAATCTGAAGGTAAAAAACCGCCAGATCGTTTCTGTTATTGGCCCTAACGGTGCAGGTAAAACCACCGTATTTAACTGTCTGTCCGGGTTTTATATCCCGACTGAAGGCAGTGTCATGCTGAAGAACGAGCAGATTGCCGGCCTTAAGGACTACCAGATTTCCCGCATGGGCCTGGTTCGTACTTTTCAGCATGTTCGCCTGTTCCAAAAGATGACTGTTATTGAGAACATGCTGGTTGCTCAGCATCGTCACCTTAATACTAATCTTATTTCCGGCCTGCTTAAAACGCCGAACTATCGACGTCTTGAACAAGAAGCGATGAACCATGCCATGCATTGGCTGGAAGAAGTTAACCTGCTGGAGTTTGCGAATCGTGAAGCGGGAAATCTGTCTTACGGCCAGCAACGCCGCCTAGAGATCGCCCGCTGCATGGTTACCCAGCCTGAACTACTGATGCTGGACGAGCCTGCTGCAGGACTTAATCCTAATGAGACCAAGGAACTTGATGAACTGATTATCAAGCTACGTGATGAGCATGAAATTTCTGTGCTGCTGATCGAGCATGATATGAGCCTGGTAATGGGTATCTCTGATCACATCTACGTTATTGCCCAGGGCACCCCGCTAGCCAACGGCACGGCTGATGAAATCAAGAATAACCCAGACGTCATCAAAGCCTATCTCGGGGAAGAATAA
- a CDS encoding high-affinity branched-chain amino acid ABC transporter substrate-binding protein produces the protein MNQFRKTLLGLSTAVCIMGMTAAAQADTLKIGLAGPATGPVAQYGDMQKIGVMAAIEDINKAGGINGMMLEGVIYDDACDPKQAVAVANKIVNDGVSHVVGHLCSSSTEPASDIYEEEGVLMITAASTSPSITEKGHQMVFRTIGLDSLQGSMAAQYILETAKPAKIAVIHDKQQYGEGLATAVRDQLAANDMKAVMFEGVTPGDKDFSALIAKLKKENVDFVYYGGYHPELGLILRQSAEKGFGAQFMGPEGIVNADLAKIAGEASEGVLATAPKSFDQNAINQARVEAIKAKGEDPTGPFVFTAYAAVEVMTNAMTATKSTDTEALADYIRANGIDTAIGAVKYDEKGDLTESTFLVYRLHKDGSKSPAQ, from the coding sequence ATGAATCAATTCCGCAAAACATTGCTGGGCCTGAGTACTGCAGTGTGCATTATGGGTATGACGGCAGCAGCGCAGGCTGACACGCTTAAAATCGGCTTAGCTGGCCCGGCAACAGGTCCTGTTGCACAGTATGGCGACATGCAGAAAATCGGCGTAATGGCTGCGATTGAAGATATCAACAAAGCCGGCGGCATCAACGGTATGATGCTGGAAGGCGTTATCTACGACGATGCTTGTGATCCTAAGCAGGCAGTTGCTGTTGCAAACAAGATCGTAAACGATGGTGTATCTCACGTAGTGGGTCACCTTTGCTCATCTTCTACTGAGCCAGCTTCTGACATCTACGAAGAGGAAGGCGTATTGATGATCACTGCGGCGTCTACCTCTCCGTCGATCACCGAAAAAGGCCATCAGATGGTTTTCCGTACTATCGGTCTGGACAGCCTGCAAGGTTCTATGGCTGCACAGTACATTCTGGAAACCGCTAAGCCTGCCAAAATCGCTGTTATCCACGATAAGCAGCAATACGGTGAAGGTCTGGCAACCGCTGTACGCGACCAGCTGGCAGCAAACGACATGAAAGCTGTCATGTTTGAAGGTGTTACCCCAGGTGACAAAGACTTCTCTGCACTGATCGCTAAACTGAAGAAAGAAAACGTAGATTTCGTATACTACGGTGGCTATCACCCGGAACTGGGTCTGATTCTGCGCCAGTCTGCTGAAAAAGGCTTTGGTGCTCAATTCATGGGCCCAGAGGGTATCGTAAACGCAGATCTGGCTAAAATTGCCGGCGAAGCGTCTGAAGGTGTTCTGGCGACTGCGCCTAAGAGCTTCGATCAGAATGCGATTAACCAGGCGCGTGTAGAAGCAATCAAAGCAAAGGGTGAAGACCCAACCGGTCCTTTCGTATTCACTGCATATGCTGCGGTTGAAGTAATGACCAATGCAATGACTGCAACTAAGTCGACTGATACTGAAGCTCTGGCTGATTACATCCGTGCGAATGGTATTGATACTGCAATCGGCGCAGTTAAGTACGACGAAAAGGGCGACCTGACTGAGTCTACTTTCCTGGTTTACCGTTTGCATAAGGATGGCTCTAAGTCTCCAGCACAGTAA
- a CDS encoding high-affinity branched-chain amino acid ABC transporter permease LivM, translating to MTTNKFYNAIFAAGITLILACLMIGVKLDTSGTQLAVKGATAAQWAWIGGGIAIVFLSQLFTSQIDALFGMIPKPSISTMLPEEKKMATLKPWLIAGIIVIMVIWPFMVSRGSVDLATLTLIYIMLGLGLNIVVGLAGLLDLGFVAFYAVGAYTYALLSEYFGLSFWVCLPISAGAAALFGFVLGFPVLRLRGDYLAIVTLGFGEIIRILLNNWTNVTGGPSGISGIAKPTLFGLEFTRKAKGGEDAMTFHDYFNLDYSSSYKVIFLYLIAVLLVIFVIYLINRLMRMPIGRAWEALREDEIACRSLGLNKTAIKLSAFTIGASTAGFAGAFFSARQGFISPESFIFIESAIILAIVVLGGMGSQVGIILAAIVMTILPELAREFSEYRMLLFGLLMVLMMRWRPEGLVPMKRPKLELKQ from the coding sequence ATGACTACTAACAAGTTTTACAACGCTATCTTCGCCGCTGGCATCACCCTGATTCTGGCCTGCCTGATGATTGGCGTTAAGCTGGATACTTCTGGCACGCAGCTGGCAGTGAAAGGGGCTACCGCAGCACAATGGGCCTGGATTGGCGGAGGCATAGCCATCGTCTTTCTGTCTCAGCTGTTCACCAGTCAAATTGATGCCCTGTTCGGCATGATTCCCAAACCTTCTATCAGCACAATGCTGCCGGAAGAGAAGAAAATGGCGACCCTGAAGCCATGGCTGATCGCTGGCATCATAGTGATCATGGTCATATGGCCATTCATGGTATCCCGGGGCTCCGTCGACCTGGCAACACTGACCCTTATCTACATCATGCTTGGCCTGGGCCTGAATATCGTTGTAGGTCTTGCCGGCTTGCTGGATCTGGGTTTCGTCGCATTCTATGCGGTGGGTGCATACACCTATGCACTGTTATCAGAATATTTCGGTCTGTCATTCTGGGTTTGTTTACCGATCTCTGCCGGTGCAGCTGCGCTGTTTGGTTTCGTACTCGGCTTTCCGGTTCTGCGGTTACGTGGCGATTATCTGGCTATTGTGACTCTGGGCTTCGGTGAGATTATCCGTATCCTGCTCAATAACTGGACAAATGTAACCGGAGGCCCAAGCGGTATTTCCGGCATTGCCAAACCAACGCTATTTGGTCTGGAGTTTACCCGTAAAGCTAAAGGCGGCGAAGATGCGATGACCTTCCATGATTATTTCAATCTGGATTATTCAAGCTCGTATAAAGTCATCTTTCTCTATCTCATAGCAGTACTTTTGGTGATCTTTGTAATCTACCTGATCAACCGTTTGATGCGCATGCCAATAGGGCGTGCCTGGGAAGCCTTACGAGAAGATGAGATTGCCTGTCGTTCTCTGGGCCTTAACAAGACTGCTATCAAGCTCTCGGCCTTTACCATCGGAGCATCCACAGCAGGCTTTGCCGGTGCATTTTTCTCTGCTCGCCAGGGTTTTATCAGCCCTGAATCATTTATTTTCATTGAGTCTGCAATTATTCTGGCCATCGTTGTACTGGGCGGCATGGGCTCACAGGTCGGTATTATCCTGGCAGCTATTGTCATGACCATCCTGCCGGAACTGGCGCGTGAATTCTCTGAATACCGAATGTTACTATTCGGACTGTTAATGGTATTGATGATGCGTTGGCGCCCTGAAGGTCTGGTACCAATGAAGCGACCAAAGCTGGAGTTAAAGCAATGA
- a CDS encoding WD40/YVTN/BNR-like repeat-containing protein — MLQNQPVLRCLLLALVLFGTDASMVLAADRLSTPAISTTRAEQALLLDISSVGGQLVAVGDQGTIVRSGDHGVTWQQLQTPFSVMLTSIFFTDNQYGWLVGHDGLLAESQDGGVSWRKLLDGDQINQLRLSRLKAWVSELEAQLDSEPDNETLAEQLDTAQWQTEDAAAALEEGPSVPLLDIWFADAQRGFALGGYGLLLKTEDGGQSWQYWGDRLDNPDSFHLNAMIADHRGYLYVIGEAGLLFRSIDQGEHWERLDSPYDGSFFAITEYQNNLYLMGLRGHLYRSEDGLEWQTIETGFSASLVGAITSESELLLLGHGGVVLQSEDGQRFSRIDSGGRRSISAGAGLPGQYVLVGEGGVWALESTNE; from the coding sequence ATGCTTCAGAACCAACCGGTATTACGCTGTTTATTGTTAGCCCTGGTTCTTTTTGGAACCGATGCCTCTATGGTGTTAGCTGCAGACCGGCTCAGTACTCCGGCCATATCAACCACCCGGGCTGAACAGGCTCTGTTACTGGATATCTCGAGTGTCGGAGGACAGCTGGTTGCTGTGGGTGATCAGGGGACTATCGTTCGTTCTGGAGATCATGGGGTGACCTGGCAGCAGCTTCAAACCCCGTTCAGTGTGATGCTTACGAGTATTTTCTTTACTGATAATCAATATGGTTGGCTGGTAGGTCATGACGGGCTATTGGCTGAAAGCCAGGATGGTGGTGTTAGCTGGCGTAAGTTGTTAGACGGTGATCAGATTAATCAGCTGCGCTTATCCCGGCTCAAAGCCTGGGTGTCTGAACTGGAAGCTCAGCTGGATTCGGAACCTGACAATGAAACGCTTGCTGAGCAACTTGATACTGCGCAGTGGCAGACTGAAGATGCCGCTGCCGCTCTGGAGGAGGGGCCTTCTGTACCCCTGTTAGATATCTGGTTTGCCGATGCGCAACGAGGTTTTGCTCTGGGTGGTTATGGTTTGTTGTTGAAAACAGAAGATGGGGGGCAGAGCTGGCAGTATTGGGGTGATCGCCTTGATAACCCGGATAGCTTTCACCTTAATGCCATGATCGCCGATCATCGTGGCTATCTGTACGTTATCGGTGAAGCCGGGCTGTTGTTTCGGTCAATCGATCAGGGAGAACATTGGGAACGCCTCGATTCTCCCTACGATGGATCTTTTTTTGCAATTACTGAATACCAAAATAACTTGTACCTGATGGGGTTGCGGGGGCACCTGTATCGCTCGGAAGATGGTCTGGAGTGGCAGACGATAGAAACTGGGTTCAGTGCTTCTCTGGTCGGTGCTATTACCAGCGAGTCGGAACTTCTTTTGCTGGGGCATGGTGGTGTAGTGCTGCAGAGTGAGGATGGTCAGCGGTTCTCCCGAATAGACTCTGGTGGCAGACGGTCAATCAGCGCTGGTGCAGGCCTGCCGGGACAGTATGTTCTGGTTGGTGAAGGTGGAGTGTGGGCCCTGGAGAGCACCAATGAGTAA